A region of Lepus europaeus isolate LE1 chromosome 2, mLepTim1.pri, whole genome shotgun sequence DNA encodes the following proteins:
- the CSTB gene encoding cystatin-B: MMCGAPSPAQPATAETQDIADQVKAQLEEKENRKFDVFKAVSFKSQVVAGTNYFIKVHVGDDRFMHLRVFRSLPHENKPLSLAAYQADKAEHDELAYF; the protein is encoded by the exons ATGATGTGCGGAGCGCCTTCCCCCGCGCAGCCCGCCACCGCCGAGACCCAGGACATCGCCGACCAG GTGAAAGCCCagctggaagagaaggaaaatcGCAAGTTCGATGTCTTTAAGGCTGTGTCGTTCAAAAGCCAGGTGGTCGCAGGGACCAACTACTTCATCAAG GTCCACGTCGGTGACGACCGCTTCATGCACCTGCGCGTGTTCAGGAGCCTCCCACATGAAAACAAGCCGCTGAGCCTGGCCGCCTACCAGGCCGACAAGGCGGAGCACGACGAGCTCGCCTACTTCTAG
- the PDXK gene encoding pyridoxal kinase isoform X2 has protein sequence MEAECRVLSIQSHVVRGYVGNRAATFPLQVLGFEIDAVNSVQFSNHTGYAHWKGQVLTSDELHELYEGLRLNSVNQYDYVLTVCDPVMGDKWSGEGSMYVPEDLLPVYRDQVVPVADIITPNQFEAELLSGRKIRSQEEALEVMDVLHSMGPDTVVITSSDLPSPRGSDYLIALGSQRIRGPDGSCVTQRIRVDMHRVDAVFVGTGDLFAAMLLAWTHKHPDNLKMACEKTVSAMQHVLQRTIQCAQAQAGVGKPSPAQLELRMVQSKRDIEDPEIVVQATVL, from the exons GTTCTGGGGTTTGAGATCGACGCGGTGAACTCTGTGCAGTTTTCAAACCACACAG GCTACGCCCACTGGAAGGGCCAGGTGCTGACGTCCGACGAGCTGCACGAGCTGTACGAAGGCCTGAGGCTGAACAGCGTGAACCAGTATGACTACGTGCTCACAG TGTGTGACCCGGTCATGGGCGACAAGTGGAGCGGCGAAGGCTCCATG TACGTGCCGGAGGACCTGCTGCCCGTGTACAGAGACCAGGTGGTGCCCGTGGCCGACATCATCACCCCCAACCAGTTTGAGGCTGA GTTGCTGAGTGGCAGGAAGATCCGCAGCCAGGAGGAAGCCTTGGAG GTGATGGACGTGCTGCACTCCATGGGCCCCGACACCGTGGTCATCACCAGCTCCGACCTGCCCTCCCCGCGGGGCAGCGACTACCTGATCGCGCTCGGCAGCCAGCGGATAC GGGGGCCCGACGGCTCCTGCGTGACCCAGCGCATCCGGGTGGACATGCACAGGGTGGACGCCGTCTTCGTGGGCACCGGGGACCTCTTCGCTGCCATGCTGCTGGCCTGGACGCACAAGCACCCCGACAACCTCAAG ATGGCCTGTGAGAAGACTGTGTCAGCCATGCAGCACGTGCTACAAAGGACCATCCAGTGCGCACAAG cccaggctggggtggggaagcccagcccggcccagctggAGCTGAGGATGGTGCAGAGCAAGCGGGACATCGAGGACCCCGAGATCGTCGTGCAGGCCACGGTCCTGTGA
- the PDXK gene encoding pyridoxal kinase isoform X1: MEAECRVLSIQSHVVRGYVGNRAATFPLQVLGFEIDAVNSVQFSNHTGYAHWKGQVLTSDELHELYEGLRLNSVNQYDYVLTGYTRDKSFLAMVVDIVQELKRQNPRLVYVCDPVMGDKWSGEGSMYVPEDLLPVYRDQVVPVADIITPNQFEAELLSGRKIRSQEEALEVMDVLHSMGPDTVVITSSDLPSPRGSDYLIALGSQRIRGPDGSCVTQRIRVDMHRVDAVFVGTGDLFAAMLLAWTHKHPDNLKMACEKTVSAMQHVLQRTIQCAQAQAGVGKPSPAQLELRMVQSKRDIEDPEIVVQATVL; this comes from the exons GTTCTGGGGTTTGAGATCGACGCGGTGAACTCTGTGCAGTTTTCAAACCACACAG GCTACGCCCACTGGAAGGGCCAGGTGCTGACGTCCGACGAGCTGCACGAGCTGTACGAAGGCCTGAGGCTGAACAGCGTGAACCAGTATGACTACGTGCTCACAG GTTACACGAGGGACAAGTCCTTCCTGGCCATGGTGGTGGACATCGTGCAGGAGCTGAAGCGGCAGAACCCCAGGCTCGTGTACG TGTGTGACCCGGTCATGGGCGACAAGTGGAGCGGCGAAGGCTCCATG TACGTGCCGGAGGACCTGCTGCCCGTGTACAGAGACCAGGTGGTGCCCGTGGCCGACATCATCACCCCCAACCAGTTTGAGGCTGA GTTGCTGAGTGGCAGGAAGATCCGCAGCCAGGAGGAAGCCTTGGAG GTGATGGACGTGCTGCACTCCATGGGCCCCGACACCGTGGTCATCACCAGCTCCGACCTGCCCTCCCCGCGGGGCAGCGACTACCTGATCGCGCTCGGCAGCCAGCGGATAC GGGGGCCCGACGGCTCCTGCGTGACCCAGCGCATCCGGGTGGACATGCACAGGGTGGACGCCGTCTTCGTGGGCACCGGGGACCTCTTCGCTGCCATGCTGCTGGCCTGGACGCACAAGCACCCCGACAACCTCAAG ATGGCCTGTGAGAAGACTGTGTCAGCCATGCAGCACGTGCTACAAAGGACCATCCAGTGCGCACAAG cccaggctggggtggggaagcccagcccggcccagctggAGCTGAGGATGGTGCAGAGCAAGCGGGACATCGAGGACCCCGAGATCGTCGTGCAGGCCACGGTCCTGTGA